A stretch of the Gammaproteobacteria bacterium genome encodes the following:
- a CDS encoding SCP2 sterol-binding domain-containing protein, producing the protein MTLATLAAQTLQRTFNHCLGFDSLSRQRLLALQGRVIAIEFSDLAVQIYLCPEVDEVSIFATYEGGVDVTLRGTLLAFSRMAMADDSAEALFSGDIALEGDSALGQRFGEIIKELEIDWEEMASRLMGDVLAHKLGGLLRDGFAWSRDNVNSSQQTLAEYLQEELRLLPVKAEVEPFLEEVHTLRNDLDRVEARIRRLQHQPQDIENIT; encoded by the coding sequence ATGACACTCGCCACCCTGGCTGCCCAGACTTTACAGCGCACTTTTAACCACTGCCTGGGGTTTGACTCGCTCAGTCGCCAACGCCTATTGGCGCTGCAAGGGCGGGTGATCGCCATTGAGTTCAGCGACCTTGCCGTTCAAATATATCTCTGTCCCGAGGTGGATGAGGTTAGCATTTTCGCAACCTATGAAGGGGGTGTGGACGTTACCCTGCGAGGCACTCTACTGGCCTTTTCCCGCATGGCGATGGCGGATGATAGTGCCGAGGCTCTTTTTAGTGGTGATATCGCTCTGGAGGGTGACAGTGCTCTGGGGCAGCGCTTTGGCGAGATCATTAAAGAGCTGGAGATCGATTGGGAGGAGATGGCATCACGGCTGATGGGTGATGTGCTAGCACATAAACTGGGTGGGTTGCTGCGTGACGGCTTTGCATGGAGCCGTGATAATGTTAACAGCAGTCAGCAGACTTTGGCTGAATACCTTCAGGAAGAGCTGCGCCTGTTGCCGGTAAAGGCTGAGGTGGAGCCGTTTCTTGAAGAGGTACACACTTTGAGAAATGACCTTGACCGAGTCGAGGCGCGTATCAGGCGTTTGCAGCATCAGCCGCAAGATATTGAGAATATAACGTGA
- a CDS encoding RDD family protein: MKEALPSPYASVAQRAAALLINLFLFAVVTSLLPLIMRRLSGGSVDLIIVESVSTGLFLLLLVFCWVKLRGSPGQLLMGCYVADQQSHSPISWKSAVVRALGYLVSFIPLGLGFLWAIWDKRHQGWHDKLAGTLVLQDHHHPLNDESQKSLQQLLKELR, encoded by the coding sequence GTGAAAGAGGCGCTGCCCTCGCCTTATGCCAGTGTTGCCCAGCGAGCGGCGGCACTGCTGATTAATCTTTTTCTTTTTGCGGTGGTGACCAGCCTGTTGCCACTTATTATGCGGCGGCTGAGTGGTGGCTCTGTCGACCTGATCATTGTGGAGAGTGTCAGCACGGGACTTTTTCTACTGCTCTTGGTTTTTTGCTGGGTCAAACTACGAGGCTCTCCCGGACAGTTGCTGATGGGGTGCTATGTGGCGGATCAGCAGAGCCACTCACCCATTAGCTGGAAGAGTGCGGTGGTGCGGGCTTTGGGTTATCTGGTCTCGTTTATACCGCTCGGTTTAGGGTTTTTGTGGGCCATCTGGGATAAACGCCACCAAGGGTGGCACGACAAACTGGCGGGTACCCTGGTGCTTCAGGATCACCACCACCCACTGAATGATGAGTCACAAAAAAGCCTTCAACAACTATTGAAGGAGCTGAGATGA
- the ubiE gene encoding bifunctional demethylmenaquinone methyltransferase/2-methoxy-6-polyprenyl-1,4-benzoquinol methylase UbiE, whose protein sequence is MDNQKNETTHFGFQQVATEEKAGKVAEVFHSVASNYDVMNDVMSFGVHRLWKRYTIDMARARPGNRVLDLAGGTGDLSKKFAKQVGPTGEVVLSDINSSMLGQGRIRLTDEGVLDNIRYVQANAEALPFPDNHFDVITIAFGLRNVTDKAKALASMYRVLKPAGRLLVLEFSKPVVPGLAPIYDTYSFKILPKMGKMIAGDEESYRYLAESIRVHPDQETLKQMMTEVGFERVDYHNLSGGIVALHRGYKL, encoded by the coding sequence ATGGATAATCAGAAAAATGAGACCACTCACTTTGGCTTTCAGCAAGTGGCTACGGAAGAGAAAGCAGGCAAAGTGGCCGAGGTTTTTCACTCGGTGGCGAGTAATTATGACGTGATGAATGATGTGATGTCATTCGGTGTTCATCGTCTGTGGAAACGATACACGATCGATATGGCGCGTGCTCGCCCCGGTAATCGTGTATTGGATCTGGCCGGAGGAACTGGCGACCTCAGTAAAAAATTTGCCAAACAGGTGGGGCCAACGGGTGAGGTGGTGCTCTCCGATATCAACTCATCGATGCTTGGGCAGGGGCGAATTCGTCTGACAGATGAGGGGGTGCTGGATAATATACGTTATGTACAGGCGAACGCTGAAGCGCTGCCGTTTCCTGATAATCACTTCGATGTGATTACCATCGCCTTTGGTTTGCGAAATGTGACCGACAAAGCCAAGGCGCTGGCCTCAATGTATCGGGTGCTCAAACCGGCTGGTCGTCTGCTGGTGCTGGAGTTTTCCAAGCCGGTGGTACCGGGTCTTGCACCGATTTATGACACCTACTCTTTTAAAATATTACCTAAAATGGGCAAAATGATTGCGGGAGATGAAGAGAGCTATCGCTATTTGGCTGAGTCGATCCGGGTGCACCCAGACCAAGAGACGCTCAAACAGATGATGACAGAGGTGGGGTTTGAACGTGTCGACTACCATAATCTGAGCGGTGGTATTGTTGCACTGCATCGTGGTTATAAGCTGTGA
- a CDS encoding DUF971 domain-containing protein translates to MAQPIPREINLHQKSRRLVVLFDDGARFEFSCEFLRVYSPSAEVRGHGIGNEVLQRGKERVNITAIEPVGNYAVKLVFDDGHDSGLYSWGYLYKIGTEQTQLWQAYLNKLEEAGDTRQTEDNG, encoded by the coding sequence ATGGCGCAGCCGATTCCCCGTGAAATTAACTTGCATCAAAAGAGCCGCCGACTGGTGGTTCTCTTTGATGATGGCGCTCGCTTCGAGTTTAGCTGTGAGTTTTTACGGGTCTACTCCCCTTCAGCCGAAGTGCGTGGGCACGGCATCGGTAATGAGGTGTTGCAGCGGGGTAAAGAGAGAGTCAATATCACGGCCATAGAACCTGTGGGTAATTATGCGGTAAAGCTGGTGTTTGATGATGGCCATGATAGCGGTCTTTATAGCTGGGGCTATCTGTACAAAATAGGTACGGAACAGACGCAACTATGGCAGGCGTACCTGAACAAGCTTGAAGAAGCGGGTGACACACGGCAAACTGAAGATAATGGGTAA
- the hslU gene encoding ATP-dependent protease ATPase subunit HslU gives MANDIQVPCLTPREIVEALDEHIIGQSEAKRAVAIALRNRWRRSQLDEELRNEITPKNILMIGPTGVGKTEIARRLAKLANAPFIKVEATKFTEVGYVGRDVESIIRDLIESSIKLTREQSMAKVRTRATDAAEERILDILLPSARTSGGFSEVKKPSDQASSTRQKFRKKLREGELDSREIEVEVASSRMGVEIMAPPGMEEMTSQLQGMFQNMGTPPTSCRKLPIKEAMKLLTEEEAAKLLNEDEIKQMAVNLVEQNGIVFLDEMDKIAKRGENGGGTDVSREGVQRDLLPLIEGCTVSTKYGMIKTDHILFIASGAFHLAKPSDLIPELQGRLPIRVELSALKVEDFVRILTEPSASLTTQYSALLATEGLTVSFSDGGIKRIAEMAWQVNEATENIGARRLHTMMERLLEELSFTADETGGEQQVDADYVEKQLAELAEDEDLSRYIL, from the coding sequence ATGGCGAATGATATTCAGGTTCCTTGTCTGACACCCCGCGAAATTGTTGAAGCGCTGGATGAGCACATTATTGGCCAATCGGAGGCGAAGCGTGCGGTCGCTATCGCACTGCGTAACCGCTGGCGGCGCAGCCAGCTGGATGAAGAGCTGCGCAATGAAATCACCCCCAAGAACATTTTGATGATCGGTCCGACGGGTGTGGGTAAGACCGAGATTGCCCGCCGTCTGGCCAAGTTGGCGAACGCCCCTTTCATCAAGGTGGAGGCGACCAAGTTTACTGAGGTGGGTTATGTGGGACGTGATGTTGAATCGATTATCCGTGATTTAATTGAATCCTCGATTAAATTGACCCGCGAGCAGTCGATGGCCAAGGTGCGCACGCGTGCTACGGATGCAGCAGAAGAGCGTATTTTGGATATTTTATTACCCTCAGCTCGCACCTCCGGCGGTTTTTCTGAAGTTAAAAAGCCGAGTGACCAAGCATCATCCACGCGCCAGAAATTCCGCAAAAAATTACGCGAAGGTGAGTTGGATAGTCGCGAGATCGAAGTTGAGGTGGCATCATCTAGAATGGGTGTTGAAATTATGGCACCACCCGGTATGGAGGAGATGACCAGTCAGTTGCAGGGGATGTTTCAAAATATGGGCACTCCCCCCACAAGCTGCCGTAAATTGCCGATTAAAGAGGCGATGAAGTTGTTGACCGAAGAAGAGGCTGCCAAACTGCTGAATGAAGATGAAATCAAGCAGATGGCGGTTAACCTGGTAGAGCAAAATGGCATCGTCTTTCTGGATGAAATGGACAAAATAGCCAAGCGTGGCGAGAATGGCGGTGGTACTGATGTCTCCCGAGAAGGGGTGCAGCGCGATCTGTTACCACTGATTGAGGGGTGCACCGTCTCCACTAAATATGGCATGATCAAAACAGACCATATTCTGTTTATCGCCTCGGGTGCCTTTCATCTGGCCAAGCCCTCTGACCTGATTCCTGAGTTGCAAGGTCGGCTGCCGATTCGAGTTGAACTGTCGGCACTGAAAGTTGAAGATTTTGTCCGTATCCTGACTGAGCCAAGTGCTTCGCTCACCACTCAATACAGTGCGCTATTAGCGACTGAAGGGTTGACTGTTAGCTTTAGTGATGGGGGTATCAAGCGTATTGCCGAGATGGCGTGGCAGGTGAATGAGGCGACTGAAAATATCGGTGCGCGGCGCTTACACACCATGATGGAGCGCCTGCTAGAAGAGCTTTCGTTTACCGCAGATGAGACGGGTGGCGAGCAACAGGTCGATGCTGATTATGTAGAAAAACAGCTGGCTGAACTCGCCGAAGATGAGGATCTCTCCCGTTACATCCTTTGA